From one Rhodoferax sp. PAMC 29310 genomic stretch:
- a CDS encoding VOC family protein, whose translation MFSHVMFGVSDLEVSRKFYDAALGSLGIAPGVANKNRYFYRSPTGTFGITTPINGEPATHGNGSTLGFHAKTAEQADAFHAAGLANGGTACEAPPGLRDGGGMALYLAYLRDPDNNKICVLHRPAA comes from the coding sequence ATGTTCAGTCATGTGATGTTCGGTGTGAGTGACCTGGAAGTGTCCAGAAAGTTTTATGACGCCGCGCTGGGCTCGCTCGGCATTGCCCCAGGTGTGGCCAACAAGAATCGCTATTTCTACCGCAGCCCCACCGGCACCTTTGGCATCACCACGCCCATCAACGGCGAACCCGCCACCCATGGCAATGGCAGCACACTGGGCTTTCACGCCAAGACTGCGGAGCAGGCCGACGCCTTCCATGCGGCGGGCTTGGCCAACGGCGGCACGGCCTGTGAGGCGCCACCGGGCCTGCGCGACGGTGGCGGCATGGCGCTGTACCTGGCTTACCTGCGGGACCCGGACAACAACAAAATCTGCGTGCTGCACCGCCCAGCCGCTTAA